Proteins found in one Chlamydia pneumoniae TW-183 genomic segment:
- the yidC gene encoding membrane protein insertase YidC codes for MNKRTLLFVSLIGIAFVGCQIFFGYNEFRSCKNLAEKQRKISEQTLAAVESVGLSVASWDTDVNGEEHKNNYAVRVGDKLFLLHNGEAAQSVYSSGESWSFVDHKCGFDNIHLALYRQQGSSFNPTNTGKVFLPTNHEGLPVLVVEFRNNKEPLVFLGEYAQGRISNKDSTIFGTALVFWRSGSDYIPLGLYDSREEKLVSLDLPITRAVIFGNDQDSAKSSDTANHYVLFNDYMQIIVSEESGSIEGINLPFASTNNKSIVNEIGFDRDLASEKSPEALFPGLSSKLPDGQQAKNSIGGYYPLLRRGLLSDSKKLLPLEYHALNVVSGRELATPVALRYRVLSYTPHSIQLESLDRSVQKVYKLPENPEEKPYVFETAITLTKETEDVWVTSGVPEVEIMSNASAPTIKYRVIKKNKGSLDKVKLPKVKEPLAVRRGVYPQWILNSNGYFGIILTPLSEIASGYGSLYISGSTAPTRLSAISPKNQLYPVSKYPGYETLLPLPKDAGTHRFLVYAGPLAEPTLKVLDKTITQEKGENPEYLDSISFRGVFAFITAPFAALLFIIMKFFKLVTGSWGISIILLTVFLKLLLYPLNAWSIRSMRRMQILSPYIQQIQQKYKNEPKRAQMEIMGLYKTNKVNPITGCLPLLIQLPFLIAMFDLLKSSFLLRGASFIPGWIDNLTAPDVLFSWQTSIWFIGNEFHLLPILLGIVMFLQQKVTSLHKKGPVTDQQKQQQVMGNMMAILFTAMFYNFPSGLNIYWLSSMILGVVQQWITNKILDSKHLKNEVVLNNKKHR; via the coding sequence ATGAATAAACGCACTTTGCTTTTTGTTTCTTTAATTGGGATTGCTTTTGTAGGATGTCAAATATTTTTTGGTTATAATGAATTTCGTTCCTGCAAAAATCTAGCAGAGAAACAAAGAAAGATTTCAGAACAGACGCTAGCTGCAGTAGAATCTGTAGGGTTAAGTGTAGCTTCATGGGACACCGATGTAAACGGAGAAGAACATAAGAATAACTACGCAGTTCGTGTTGGAGACAAGTTATTTTTATTACATAATGGAGAAGCTGCTCAGTCTGTTTATTCTTCTGGGGAATCTTGGAGCTTTGTAGATCACAAGTGTGGTTTCGATAATATTCACTTGGCTTTATATCGTCAGCAGGGTTCTTCTTTCAATCCTACGAATACGGGAAAAGTTTTTCTTCCTACGAATCATGAAGGTTTACCTGTACTAGTTGTTGAGTTTCGTAACAATAAAGAGCCTTTAGTATTTCTAGGTGAGTACGCACAAGGAAGAATTTCCAATAAAGATAGCACGATCTTTGGTACAGCGCTTGTCTTTTGGAGATCAGGAAGCGACTATATTCCTTTAGGTCTCTATGATTCTCGAGAAGAAAAGTTAGTTTCTTTGGATCTTCCTATTACACGAGCTGTAATTTTTGGTAATGACCAAGATTCGGCAAAGTCGTCAGATACTGCGAACCACTATGTTTTATTTAATGATTACATGCAGATTATTGTTTCTGAAGAGAGTGGTTCTATAGAAGGTATCAATTTACCTTTTGCTTCAACAAATAATAAAAGCATTGTGAATGAAATTGGTTTTGATAGGGATTTAGCTTCAGAGAAATCTCCTGAAGCTCTTTTCCCTGGGCTGTCTTCAAAACTTCCTGATGGCCAACAAGCCAAAAACTCGATTGGAGGTTACTACCCTTTATTGCGCAGGGGATTATTAAGTGATTCTAAGAAATTACTTCCTCTAGAGTATCACGCATTAAATGTGGTTTCAGGAAGAGAGCTAGCGACTCCTGTGGCTTTAAGATACCGAGTTCTTTCCTATACCCCCCATTCCATTCAATTGGAAAGCTTAGATAGATCGGTTCAGAAGGTATACAAACTTCCAGAGAATCCGGAAGAAAAGCCCTATGTTTTTGAAACTGCAATTACTTTAACGAAAGAAACCGAAGATGTATGGGTAACTTCAGGAGTTCCTGAAGTGGAGATCATGTCAAATGCTTCAGCCCCAACCATTAAATACAGGGTTATCAAAAAAAATAAGGGGTCTTTAGATAAAGTTAAGCTTCCAAAAGTAAAAGAGCCTTTAGCTGTACGTCGTGGTGTTTATCCTCAATGGATTTTAAATTCGAATGGATATTTCGGTATTATTTTAACTCCGTTGTCTGAAATTGCTTCTGGCTATGGATCTCTCTACATTTCGGGTTCTACGGCTCCGACAAGATTGTCTGCTATTTCTCCTAAAAATCAACTGTATCCAGTATCAAAATATCCTGGATATGAGACCTTGCTTCCTTTGCCAAAAGATGCAGGGACACATCGATTTTTAGTGTATGCAGGTCCCTTGGCAGAGCCTACACTTAAAGTATTAGATAAGACAATTACTCAGGAGAAGGGAGAAAATCCTGAGTATCTTGATAGCATTTCTTTCCGTGGTGTTTTTGCATTTATTACAGCTCCTTTTGCAGCACTCCTATTTATTATTATGAAGTTCTTCAAATTGGTTACGGGTTCTTGGGGAATTTCCATTATTTTACTTACTGTATTTTTGAAATTGCTTCTCTATCCTTTAAATGCATGGTCCATACGATCTATGAGGCGTATGCAGATTTTATCTCCTTATATTCAGCAAATTCAGCAAAAGTATAAGAACGAACCTAAGCGTGCTCAGATGGAAATCATGGGCTTGTATAAGACAAACAAAGTGAATCCTATCACGGGTTGTTTACCTTTATTGATACAGCTTCCTTTCCTAATTGCGATGTTTGATTTATTAAAGTCATCATTCTTATTACGAGGAGCCTCGTTTATTCCTGGGTGGATTGATAACTTAACAGCTCCTGATGTGTTGTTTTCTTGGCAGACATCGATATGGTTTATTGGAAATGAGTTCCACTTACTTCCTATTCTATTAGGTATAGTGATGTTCTTACAACAGAAGGTCACGAGTTTGCATAAGAAAGGACCTGTTACGGATCAGCAGAAACAGCAACAAGTTATGGGGAACATGATGGCGATTTTATTTACCGCTATGTTCTATAACTTCCCTTCAGGATTAAACATCTATTGGCTTTCGTCTATGATTTTAGGAGTCGTCCAGCAGTGGATCACTAATAAGATATTAGATAGCAAACATCTTAAAAATGAAGTGGTTTTAAATAATAAAAAACATCGATAA
- a CDS encoding prolipoprotein diacylglyceryl transferase gives MAVIYWDRSKIVWSFEPWSLRLTWYGVFFTVGIFLACLSARYLALSYYGLKDHLSFSKSQLRVALENFFIYSILFIVPGARLAYVIFYGWSFYLQHPEEIIQIWHGGLSSHGGVLGFLLWAAIFSWIYKKKISKLTFLFLTDLCGSVFGIAAFFIRLGNFWNQEIVGTPTSLPWGVVFSDPMQGVQGVPVHPVQLYEGISYLVVSGILYFLSYKRYLHLGKGYVTSIACISVAFIRFFAEYVKSHQGKVLAEDCLLTIGQILSIPLFLFGVALLIICSLKARRHRSHI, from the coding sequence ATGGCTGTGATCTATTGGGATCGCTCAAAAATTGTCTGGTCTTTCGAGCCATGGTCTCTAAGACTTACTTGGTATGGCGTCTTTTTTACTGTAGGGATTTTTCTAGCATGTCTCTCAGCAAGGTATTTGGCTCTTTCCTATTATGGTTTGAAAGATCATTTAAGTTTTTCCAAAAGCCAGCTACGCGTGGCTTTAGAAAACTTTTTTATATACTCTATTTTATTTATTGTCCCTGGAGCTAGACTTGCCTATGTGATTTTTTATGGATGGAGTTTTTACTTACAACATCCTGAAGAGATCATTCAAATATGGCACGGAGGCTTGTCGAGTCATGGAGGCGTTCTTGGCTTTCTTTTGTGGGCGGCCATTTTTTCTTGGATATATAAAAAAAAGATTTCAAAATTGACTTTTCTCTTCCTTACAGACTTGTGTGGATCAGTTTTCGGAATTGCAGCGTTTTTTATTCGTTTGGGTAATTTTTGGAATCAAGAAATTGTAGGAACACCGACTTCTTTGCCTTGGGGGGTGGTTTTTTCTGATCCTATGCAAGGTGTCCAGGGAGTTCCTGTGCATCCTGTGCAGCTTTATGAGGGAATCAGTTACTTGGTCGTCTCTGGAATTTTATATTTTCTTTCCTATAAGCGTTATTTGCATTTAGGTAAGGGATATGTGACTTCTATAGCCTGTATTTCTGTCGCTTTCATTCGTTTTTTTGCGGAGTATGTAAAAAGCCATCAAGGGAAAGTTTTAGCAGAGGATTGTCTACTTACAATTGGTCAAATTTTATCTATACCTTTATTTCTATTTGGTGTGGCCTTACTTATCATTTGCTCATTGAAAGCTCGAAGGCACCGTTCACACATATAG
- the acpS gene encoding holo-ACP synthase — protein sequence MEIIHIGTDIIEISRIREAIATHGNRLLNRIFTEAEQKYCLEKTDPIPSFAGRFAGKEAVAKALGTGIGSVVAWKDIEVFKVSHGPEVLLPSHVYAKIGISKVILSISHCKEYATATAIALA from the coding sequence ATGGAAATCATTCATATAGGAACCGATATTATTGAAATTAGCCGCATTCGCGAGGCAATTGCAACTCACGGCAATCGACTACTCAATAGAATCTTTACAGAAGCAGAACAGAAATATTGCTTAGAAAAGACCGATCCCATCCCTTCATTTGCAGGTCGCTTTGCTGGAAAAGAAGCTGTAGCAAAAGCTTTAGGAACTGGCATAGGGAGCGTTGTTGCCTGGAAAGACATCGAAGTCTTTAAAGTATCTCACGGACCCGAAGTTCTCCTCCCTTCGCATGTCTATGCAAAAATTGGAATTTCTAAAGTCATTCTCTCTATAAGCCACTGCAAAGAGTATGCCACAGCAACTGCAATCGCATTAGCCTAA
- the trxB gene encoding thioredoxin-disulfide reductase, whose product MIHSRLIIIGSGPSGYTAAIYASRALLHPLLFEGFFSGISGGQLMTTTEVENFPGFPEGILGPKLMNNMKEQAVRFGTKTLAQDIISVDFSVRPFILKSKEETYSCDACIIATGASAKRLEIPGAGNDEFWQKGVTACAVCDGASPIFKNKDLYVIGGGDSALEEALYLTRYGSHVYVVHRRDKLRASKAMEARAQNNEKITFLWNSEIVKISGDSIVRSVDIKNVQTQEITTREAAGVFFAIGHKPNTDFLGGQLTLDESGYIVTEKGTSKTSVPGVFAAGDVQDKYYRQAVTSAGSGCIAALDAERFLG is encoded by the coding sequence ATGATTCATTCCCGGTTAATTATTATTGGTTCAGGTCCATCTGGATATACAGCGGCAATTTATGCATCAAGAGCGCTTTTGCATCCTCTTTTATTTGAGGGGTTTTTCTCTGGGATCTCTGGTGGCCAGCTTATGACTACAACAGAAGTTGAGAATTTTCCAGGGTTTCCTGAAGGGATTCTTGGGCCAAAACTTATGAATAATATGAAGGAGCAGGCTGTGCGGTTTGGGACCAAGACACTAGCTCAAGATATTATTTCCGTAGATTTTTCTGTTCGCCCTTTTATTTTGAAATCAAAAGAAGAAACCTATTCTTGTGATGCCTGTATCATAGCTACAGGAGCTTCTGCTAAACGTTTAGAAATTCCTGGAGCAGGAAACGATGAATTTTGGCAAAAAGGAGTGACTGCTTGTGCCGTTTGCGATGGGGCTTCTCCTATTTTTAAAAATAAAGATCTTTATGTGATTGGGGGAGGGGATTCTGCTTTAGAAGAAGCTCTTTACCTGACTCGTTATGGAAGCCACGTATATGTAGTTCATCGTAGAGATAAACTGCGGGCTTCTAAAGCTATGGAAGCTCGGGCGCAAAACAATGAAAAAATTACATTTTTATGGAATAGCGAGATTGTAAAAATTTCTGGAGATAGCATTGTCCGTTCCGTAGATATTAAGAATGTTCAGACTCAAGAAATTACAACTAGAGAAGCTGCGGGGGTGTTCTTTGCTATAGGCCATAAGCCAAATACGGATTTTCTCGGAGGACAGCTGACGTTAGATGAGTCGGGCTATATTGTGACTGAGAAAGGAACGTCCAAGACTTCTGTCCCTGGAGTATTTGCTGCTGGAGATGTTCAGGATAAGTACTATCGTCAGGCGGTTACTTCTGCAGGAAGTGGTTGTATAGCAGCACTAGATGCTGAAAGATTCTTAGGCTAA
- the rpsA gene encoding 30S ribosomal protein S1 — protein sequence MPKQAEYTWGSKKILDNIECLTEDVAEFKDLLYTAHRITSSEEESDNEIQPGAILKGTVVDINKDFVVVDVGLKSEGVIPMSEFIDSSEGLVLGAEVEVYLDQAEDEEGKVVLSREKATRQRQWEYILAHCEEGSIVKGQITRKVKGGLIVDIGMEAFLPGSQIDNKKIKNLDDYVGKVCEFKILKINVERRNIVVSRRELLEAERISKKAELIEQISIGEYRKGVVKNITDFGVFLDLDGIDGLLHITDMTWKRIRHPSEMVELNQELEVIILSVDKEKGRVALGLKQKEHNPWEDIEKKYPPGKRVLGKIVKLLPYGAFIEIEEGIEGLIHISEMSWVKNIVDPSEVVNKGDEVEAIVLSIQKDEGKISLGLKQTERNPWDNIEEKYPIGLHVNAEIKNLTNYGAFVELEPGIEGLIHISDMSWIKKVSHPSELFKKGNSVEAVILSVDKESKKITLGVKQLSSNPWNEIEAMFPAGTVISGVVTKITAFGAFVELQNGIEGLIHVSELSDKPFAKIEDIISIGENVSAKVIKLDPDHKKVSLSVKEYLADNAYDQDSRTELDFKDSQGPKERKKKGK from the coding sequence ATGCCAAAACAAGCTGAATATACTTGGGGATCTAAAAAAATTCTGGACAATATAGAATGCCTCACAGAAGACGTTGCCGAATTTAAAGATTTGCTTTATACGGCACACAGAATTACTTCGAGCGAAGAAGAATCTGATAACGAAATACAGCCTGGCGCCATCCTAAAAGGTACCGTAGTTGATATTAATAAAGACTTTGTCGTAGTTGATGTTGGTCTGAAGTCTGAGGGAGTGATCCCTATGTCAGAGTTCATAGACTCTTCAGAAGGTTTAGTGCTTGGAGCTGAAGTAGAAGTCTATCTCGACCAAGCCGAAGACGAAGAGGGCAAAGTTGTCCTTTCTAGAGAAAAAGCCACACGACAACGTCAATGGGAATACATCTTAGCTCATTGTGAAGAAGGTTCTATTGTTAAAGGTCAAATTACACGTAAAGTCAAAGGCGGCCTTATTGTAGATATTGGAATGGAAGCCTTCCTACCTGGATCACAAATTGACAACAAGAAAATCAAAAATTTAGATGATTATGTCGGAAAAGTTTGTGAATTCAAAATTTTAAAAATTAACGTTGAACGTCGCAATATTGTTGTCTCAAGAAGAGAACTCTTAGAAGCTGAGAGAATCTCTAAGAAAGCCGAACTTATTGAACAAATTTCTATCGGAGAATACCGCAAAGGAGTTGTTAAAAACATTACTGACTTTGGTGTATTCTTAGATCTCGATGGTATTGACGGTCTTCTCCACATTACCGATATGACCTGGAAGCGCATACGACATCCTTCCGAAATGGTCGAATTGAATCAAGAGTTGGAAGTAATTATTTTAAGCGTAGATAAAGAAAAAGGACGAGTTGCTCTAGGTCTCAAACAAAAAGAGCATAATCCTTGGGAAGATATTGAGAAGAAATACCCTCCTGGAAAACGAGTTCTTGGTAAAATTGTGAAGCTTCTCCCCTACGGAGCTTTCATTGAAATTGAAGAGGGCATTGAAGGTCTAATTCACATTTCTGAAATGTCTTGGGTGAAAAATATTGTAGATCCTAGTGAAGTCGTAAATAAAGGCGATGAAGTTGAAGCCATTGTTCTATCTATTCAGAAGGACGAAGGAAAAATTTCTCTAGGATTAAAGCAAACAGAACGTAATCCTTGGGACAATATCGAAGAAAAATATCCTATAGGTCTCCATGTCAATGCTGAAATCAAGAACTTAACCAATTACGGTGCTTTCGTTGAATTAGAACCAGGAATTGAGGGTCTGATTCATATTTCTGACATGAGTTGGATTAAAAAAGTCTCTCACCCTTCAGAACTATTCAAAAAAGGAAATTCTGTAGAGGCTGTTATTTTATCAGTAGACAAAGAAAGTAAAAAAATTACTTTAGGAGTTAAGCAATTAAGTTCTAATCCTTGGAATGAAATTGAAGCTATGTTCCCTGCTGGCACAGTAATTTCAGGAGTTGTGACTAAAATCACTGCATTTGGAGCCTTTGTTGAGCTACAAAACGGGATTGAAGGATTGATTCACGTTTCAGAACTTTCTGACAAGCCCTTTGCAAAAATTGAAGATATTATCTCCATTGGAGAAAATGTTTCTGCAAAAGTAATTAAGCTAGATCCAGATCATAAAAAAGTTTCTCTTTCTGTAAAAGAATACTTAGCTGACAATGCTTATGATCAAGACTCTAGGACTGAATTAGATTTCAAGGATTCTCAAGGCCCTAAAGAGAGAAAGAAAAAAGGAAAATAG
- the nusA gene encoding transcription termination factor NusA, which translates to MNKNLVAIFDYMEKEKGIQRSTIIGAIESALKIAAKKTLRDDANISVNINSRTGDIEVFCEKEIVEICQNPSKEIPLDKAREYDPDCQIGQYMDVPFVSDNFGRIAAHAARQIIGQKLRHAERDVIYEEYRHRVNETLSGVVKRFAKGSNLIIDLGKVEAILPTRFYPKTEKHKIGDKIYALLYEVQESENGGAEVILSRSHAEFVKQLFIQEVPELEEGSVEIVKIAREAGYRTKLAVRSSDPKTDPVGAFVGMRGSRVKNIIRELNDEKIDIVNYSPVSTELLQNLLYPIEIQKIAILEDDKVIAIVVNDADYATVIGKRGINARLISHILDYELEVQRMSEYNKLLEIQRLQLAEFDSPHLDQPLEMEGISKLVIQNLEHAGYDTIRRVLLASANDLASVPGISLELAYKILEQVSKYGESKVDEKPEIED; encoded by the coding sequence ATGAATAAAAATCTTGTAGCTATTTTTGACTACATGGAGAAAGAAAAAGGGATTCAGCGCTCTACTATTATAGGAGCTATCGAATCTGCTTTAAAAATTGCTGCTAAAAAAACCTTAAGAGATGACGCGAACATATCTGTAAACATTAATTCTCGTACTGGTGACATCGAAGTCTTTTGTGAAAAGGAAATAGTAGAAATTTGTCAGAATCCTAGCAAAGAAATTCCTTTAGATAAAGCCAGAGAATACGATCCGGACTGTCAGATTGGTCAGTACATGGATGTCCCTTTTGTTTCTGATAATTTTGGAAGAATAGCTGCTCACGCAGCACGACAAATTATCGGTCAAAAGCTAAGACATGCTGAGAGAGACGTTATTTATGAAGAATATCGCCATCGCGTAAATGAAACTTTATCTGGTGTTGTCAAACGTTTTGCTAAAGGTTCTAATTTAATTATTGACTTAGGAAAAGTTGAAGCAATTCTTCCTACCCGGTTTTATCCTAAAACAGAAAAACATAAGATCGGTGATAAAATTTACGCCCTACTCTATGAAGTTCAAGAGTCTGAAAATGGTGGAGCGGAAGTTATCCTCAGTCGTAGTCACGCAGAATTTGTTAAACAATTATTTATTCAAGAAGTCCCAGAACTAGAAGAAGGTTCTGTGGAGATTGTTAAGATAGCTCGTGAAGCTGGGTACCGCACGAAACTAGCTGTAAGATCGTCAGACCCTAAAACTGATCCTGTTGGAGCTTTTGTAGGTATGCGAGGTTCTCGAGTAAAAAATATCATTCGAGAATTGAACGATGAGAAAATTGACATTGTCAATTACTCCCCCGTCTCTACAGAGTTATTACAGAATCTTCTTTATCCAATAGAAATCCAAAAGATTGCTATTTTAGAAGACGACAAAGTGATTGCAATTGTCGTTAATGATGCAGACTACGCTACTGTTATTGGTAAACGAGGAATTAACGCTCGTTTAATTAGCCACATTCTAGACTACGAGCTCGAAGTACAACGTATGAGTGAGTACAATAAGTTGCTAGAAATTCAACGCCTTCAATTAGCAGAATTCGATAGTCCGCACTTAGATCAACCCTTAGAAATGGAAGGGATTAGTAAGCTAGTCATCCAAAATTTAGAACATGCTGGATATGACACAATTAGAAGAGTATTATTAGCGAGTGCTAATGATCTGGCATCTGTTCCTGGGATCAGTTTAGAGCTTGCTTATAAGATCCTTGAGCAAGTCAGCAAATATGGAGAAAGTAAAGTTGACGAAAAACCTGAAATTGAAGATTAA
- the infB gene encoding translation initiation factor IF-2: protein MEKVKLTKNLKLKIKNAQLTKAAGLDKLKQKLAQAGSSEAKSSSEKPSAKEKSVKVALAATSTPTASAEQASPESTSRRIRAKNRSSFSSSEEESSAHIPVDTSEPAPVSIADPEPELEVVDEVCDESPEVHPVAEVLPEQPVLPETPPQEKELEPKPVKPAEPKSVVMIKSKFGPTGKHINHLLAKTFKAPAKEEKVVAGSKSTKPVASDKTGKPGTSEGGEQNNREKQFNPANRSPASGPKRDAGKKNLTDFRDRSKKSDESLKAFTGRDRYGLNEGGEEDRWRKKRVYKPKKHYDEASIQRPTHIKISLPITVKDLAAEMKLKASEVIQKLFIHGMTYVVNDILDSETAVQFIGLEFGCTIDIDYSEQDKLCLSNDTVRDEIQSTDPSKLVIRSPIVAFMGHVDHGKTTLIDSLRKSNVAATEAGAITQHMGAFCCSTPVGDITILDTPGHEAFSAMRARGAEVCDIVVLVVAGDEGIKEQTLEAIEHAKAADIAIVVAINKCDKPNFNSETIYRQLSEINLLPEAWGGSTVTVNTSAKTGEGLSELLEMLALQAEVLELKADPSARARGLVIESELHKGLGPVATVLIQNGSLKLGEALVFNDCYGKVKTMHNEHNELMKEAGPSIPVLITGLSDIPKAGDPFFVVKNEKTARDIIEARSAGQQRFALQQKKRPNFDSMLQNKKTLKLMIKADVQGSIEALVSSISKIKSEKVDVEILTNSVGEISESDIRLAAASKAVLIGFHTGIESHAEPLIKSLGVRVELFTVIYHAIDAIKEIMTSLLDPIAEEKDEGSAEIKEIFRSSQVGSIYGCIVTEGIMTRNHKVRVLRNKEILWKGTLSSLKRVKEDVKEVRKGLECGILLEGYQQAQIGDVLQCYEVIYHPQKL, encoded by the coding sequence ATGGAGAAAGTAAAGTTGACGAAAAACCTGAAATTGAAGATTAAGAATGCTCAATTAACGAAAGCCGCGGGGCTGGATAAGCTAAAACAAAAACTTGCCCAAGCAGGATCTTCTGAAGCTAAATCTTCTTCAGAAAAACCTTCTGCGAAAGAAAAGTCTGTAAAAGTAGCTCTTGCCGCAACTTCTACCCCTACGGCAAGTGCGGAACAAGCTTCACCAGAGTCTACTTCACGTCGCATTCGTGCTAAAAATCGTTCGTCGTTCTCATCATCCGAAGAAGAGTCTTCTGCTCATATTCCAGTGGATACATCTGAACCTGCTCCAGTCTCCATAGCAGATCCTGAGCCTGAGTTAGAAGTAGTCGATGAGGTTTGTGACGAAAGTCCTGAGGTTCATCCAGTTGCTGAAGTTCTTCCTGAGCAACCCGTATTGCCCGAAACCCCACCTCAAGAAAAAGAATTAGAGCCTAAGCCTGTGAAGCCTGCTGAACCTAAAAGCGTCGTAATGATTAAATCTAAGTTCGGCCCTACAGGAAAGCATATCAATCATCTCCTAGCAAAAACATTCAAGGCTCCTGCCAAGGAAGAGAAAGTCGTAGCTGGCTCGAAAAGCACAAAGCCCGTTGCTTCAGATAAAACAGGGAAACCTGGAACATCTGAAGGTGGTGAACAGAATAATCGAGAAAAACAATTCAATCCTGCTAACCGTAGTCCTGCTTCTGGTCCAAAAAGAGATGCTGGGAAGAAAAATCTTACCGACTTTCGTGATCGTTCTAAGAAATCTGATGAAAGCCTAAAGGCTTTTACAGGAAGAGATCGTTACGGATTAAATGAAGGCGGAGAAGAAGACAGATGGCGAAAAAAACGTGTTTATAAGCCTAAAAAACACTATGACGAAGCCTCTATCCAGCGACCTACGCATATCAAAATTTCCTTGCCAATTACCGTCAAAGATCTGGCAGCAGAAATGAAGCTCAAGGCTTCAGAAGTCATTCAAAAGTTATTCATTCATGGAATGACCTATGTAGTCAATGATATTCTAGACAGCGAAACTGCAGTACAATTTATTGGCTTAGAGTTTGGATGTACAATTGACATCGACTATTCTGAGCAAGATAAGTTGTGCCTAAGCAATGACACTGTAAGAGACGAAATTCAATCTACAGATCCCAGCAAGCTTGTGATTCGCTCCCCTATTGTTGCGTTTATGGGTCACGTCGACCACGGAAAAACAACACTCATTGACTCCTTAAGGAAAAGTAATGTCGCTGCAACAGAAGCTGGAGCGATTACCCAACACATGGGAGCCTTCTGCTGCTCCACCCCAGTGGGAGACATAACAATTTTAGATACTCCTGGTCACGAAGCTTTCTCTGCAATGCGAGCCCGTGGAGCTGAAGTTTGTGATATTGTTGTGCTTGTAGTCGCTGGAGACGAAGGAATTAAAGAACAAACTTTAGAGGCTATTGAACATGCAAAAGCTGCTGATATCGCTATTGTTGTAGCTATCAACAAGTGTGATAAGCCTAATTTTAATTCCGAAACCATCTATAGACAACTTTCTGAAATCAATCTATTGCCAGAAGCTTGGGGAGGCTCGACTGTTACAGTAAATACCTCCGCAAAAACAGGAGAAGGTCTTTCAGAACTTTTAGAGATGTTAGCTTTACAAGCTGAAGTCTTGGAGCTAAAAGCCGATCCTTCAGCACGTGCTCGAGGACTTGTTATTGAATCAGAACTGCACAAGGGTCTCGGACCTGTTGCGACTGTTTTGATTCAAAATGGAAGCTTAAAACTGGGCGAAGCTCTCGTCTTCAATGATTGTTATGGCAAAGTGAAAACTATGCATAACGAACATAATGAATTGATGAAAGAAGCTGGGCCATCTATTCCTGTGTTGATCACAGGTCTATCGGACATTCCTAAAGCTGGCGATCCTTTCTTCGTCGTGAAAAACGAGAAAACGGCTAGAGACATTATTGAAGCTAGATCCGCAGGACAACAGCGTTTTGCTTTACAGCAAAAGAAGCGGCCTAACTTTGATTCTATGTTACAGAATAAAAAGACTCTTAAGCTTATGATTAAAGCTGATGTTCAAGGTTCCATAGAAGCTTTGGTCAGTTCAATATCTAAGATTAAATCAGAAAAAGTAGATGTTGAAATTTTAACAAACAGTGTAGGAGAAATTTCAGAATCAGACATTCGTTTAGCTGCCGCCTCTAAAGCAGTTCTCATCGGTTTCCATACAGGAATAGAAAGTCATGCGGAACCTTTAATTAAGAGCTTAGGAGTCCGAGTTGAACTATTTACCGTCATCTATCATGCTATTGATGCAATTAAAGAAATTATGACTTCTCTATTAGATCCTATTGCTGAAGAAAAAGATGAAGGTTCTGCTGAGATTAAAGAAATCTTTAGGTCTTCACAAGTAGGATCTATTTACGGTTGCATAGTTACTGAAGGAATTATGACTCGCAATCATAAAGTCCGAGTATTACGTAATAAAGAGATCCTTTGGAAAGGTACGTTATCTTCATTAAAACGTGTTAAAGAAGATGTCAAAGAAGTTCGCAAAGGTTTAGAGTGTGGAATTTTGTTAGAAGGATACCAGCAAGCTCAAATAGGTGATGTCCTACAATGTTATGAAGTTATCTATCATCCACAAAAACTATAA
- the rbfA gene encoding 30S ribosome-binding factor RbfA → MTENRRIKRVNALLQEAIAKVILKDVKHPKISNLWITVTRVSLSKDLHSARVYVSVMPHENTKEEALEALKVSAGFIAHRASKNVVLKYFPELHFYLDDIFSPQDYIENLLWQIQEKEKS, encoded by the coding sequence ATGACAGAAAATAGACGTATTAAACGGGTAAATGCTTTATTACAAGAAGCCATTGCAAAGGTAATTTTAAAAGATGTTAAGCATCCCAAGATTTCTAATCTTTGGATCACGGTAACTCGTGTTTCTCTATCTAAGGATTTGCACTCTGCACGTGTTTATGTATCTGTAATGCCTCATGAGAATACCAAGGAAGAGGCTTTAGAAGCTTTAAAAGTCTCTGCTGGTTTTATCGCTCATAGAGCTTCGAAAAATGTCGTCCTTAAATATTTCCCAGAACTTCATTTTTATCTCGATGATATTTTCTCACCTCAAGATTATATAGAAAACCTGCTTTGGCAGATTCAAGAGAAAGAAAAGAGTTAA